ATATTTTTCGATCACCATGAACTCATTGACTTCGACTGTCCCGTATTCGCACACCTTCCCCAGGTCATTCCGCTCCAAATCTACAAGCATCACATGCTCGGCTCTCTCTTTTTCATTATGGATCAGTTCCAGGGCAAGTCTTTCATCCTCCTCCGCATCTTTCCCACGTGAGCGGGTACCGGCAATCGGCCTCGTGCTTACTTCCATTCCTTTTTTCTTCACGAGCAGTTCAGGTGACCCGGAAACAATCTGGAAATCCGGGCTGTGGATATAACTCATATAAGGAGAGGGATTTAATTCCCGAAGCTTTTTATAAACCTCATACGGCTCTGTTCTCAGCTGTTGAGACTGCCGGACAGATAAATTCACCTGAAAGACATCCCCCTGTGAGATATACGCTTGAATTCTTTTCACTGCCTCTGAGAATTCTTCCTCATCCATCGACACTTCAATATCCGCCATGTCGTCATCAGGAACCTTCTTCGTTTCATTCATGGATGACAGGGCATTATCCCAGGAGGCAGTCCACTGTGAAAGCTTCGCCTCTGCTGATTCCGGATCTTGCTCGGATAACATCATTGTCCATAAACAATCCTCCTGATGATCGAAGACCGCCCACTCTTTCAGGTAGTAAAAATAAAGGTCGGGAATCTCCAGATCATCACGTCCCAGCGAAGGAAGTTTCTCGATCTTTCTTGCATAGTCATAACTAAGAAAACCGATCACTCCTCCCTGGAAGTCAGGGAGATCCTCTCTTCTTTCCGTTCGATGGAGGGTCATCCATTTTTCCAATTGAATCAATGGATCTCCATGCATCACTTCAACTCCAGTAGAGTCTTGTATTCTCAAACCTTCCGGAATACTTTGTAAAACGACGTCAGGTTGGAGTCCAGCCACACTATATCGTCCACCCCGTCCGCTTTCTAACAAAATATGATGTGTTTGATGCTCACTGAGCTGTTCGTATGCTGCGAAAAAATGTTCTTTGGTTGCATGGTTTTTATGAAAATACAGGTGCTGCACGGACCCCTCACACTCCTAATGTTTATCTCCTTTCATGATACATGAACTTCAGGAAGGTTTCATCGTTAAAAAATTGAAATTATGCAGGGCTGAGAGGTTTTTTTAAACATAAAAAAATGGATCCTGAAGCAACGTGCACTTCAGGATCCGGCATCCGTTTCTATTCTTCATCAAATTGGTAAAGAGGGGTGCTTAAATAGCGTTCCCCGTTACTAGGGATGATGGCGAGCACTTTTTTGCCCTTTCCTAACTTCTTCGCTACTTCAAGGGCTGCATAGATGGCTGCTCCGGAGGAAATCCCGCCTAAGATCCCTTCTTCTTTTGCCGCTCTTCTTGCATACTCAAAAGCTGAATCCTTATCTACCTGTATGACATGGTCATATACATCTGTATCTAAAATCTCAGGGATGAATCCGGCTCCGATTCCCTGAATTTTATGAGGACCCGGCTTTCCTCCTGATAAGACAGGGGAATCCGAAGGCTCGACTGCGTATAATTCAACCGATGGATAATGCTTTTTCAACACTTCACCAACGCCTGTAATCGTTCCGCCAGTACCGATACCTGCGATGAAGGCATCGAGCTGATCACCCATCTGTTCCACGATTTCCGGTCCGGTCGTTTCACGATGAACCTTGGGATTTGCTTCGTTTTTAAATTGCTGCGGCATGAAGAAACCTTTTTCTTTCGACAGCTCTTCCGCTTTGCGAATGGCGCCATTCATCCCTTCAGAACCCGGCGTCAATACAAGTTCAGCACCGTAAGCTCGTAACAGGTTGCGCCTTTCCATACTCATCGTATCAGGCATGACGAGCAAAGAACGGTATCCTTTAGCGGCAGCGACCATGGCAAGGCCGATACCCGTGTTGCCGCTTGTCGGCTCAACGATCGTATCCCCAGGTTTGATCGTACCTGCAGCTTCCCCTGCTTCAATCATGGCCAGGGCGATCCGGTCCTTCACGGAACTGCCCGGGTTCATGTATTCTAATTTCAAATAAACATCCGCACTATTCTCATCCACTAATCGATTCAGTTTTACCACTGGAGTCTGACCTATTAATTCTGAAATTGAATTGGCTACTCTCACCATTCGTTCATCACTCCTAATTCCAAGTAAATTTGTTGGTTTTAATAAAATGTAACAATATTCAATATATTTGTCAACGATATTGCTTTTCTTTTCCGGGCACTGCTATACGGCATACACCGATGGCACACCCTCTTCACTCACCTACATGTATATGCACCTTACACTTATCCTATGTTACGTTGAAAGGGTTCGAACTATGTAAAAGGAGCTGACCGAAAGTCAGCTCCTTCATTACTCTTGCTTGCCATAAAACCACTCGACGTCCACTTCATCCCAAAAGGATTCAGGCTTAAGCGGTGTTTCGACCTGTTCTAAAGCAATCTGTCTGCGAATTTGTGATTTTACTTCCTTAAACGAAAAATCCCTCTCCTTCAGAATACCGTCTACGTAATAAATCACATAGTCTGAATCCTGTTGAATCGGTGATGTCCATTCACCCTGCGATAAGGGTTCTACCTCCGATTTCGCTTCCGGAGAAAGAATATCCCCATCAATGGGAACATACCCAATGTCCCCTCCTAAATGTGCGCTTTGCTCATCGGTAGACCGTTCCATGGCCAATGCTTCAAAGTTAGATCCGCCATCGAGTTCCTTCAGAACCTGATCCGCTTCTGTTTGATCCGCTACCTTCAATTGCTTCAGCTTATACATTTTAGGGATTGAATACTGCTCCTCATTCTGAGCATAGAATTTCTTCATCTCTTTTTCGGGAACCTGAACGTCCTTCGTGATGAGCTCCTCTAATAATAATTCAGATTTGATCTGCTTTTTCAGCGTATCTTCATCTTCAAGATTCTCTTCATCATAGGCATTATAAACGGATTGAATAAGGTAGTATTCCTGTTCCACTTCTTTATTTGAAACAGAAATATCGTATTTCTTCGCCAGGTGGTCGATCACTTTTTGATTGACCATAGCCCTCAGTTCTTCTTTACCATGTTGCTGCTCCAGTGCGTATAACCAATCCTCCCGGGTCACGGATTCCCCGCCAACCGATGCCACCACTTCAGGGGTACCGACTTTCCCCGAG
The DNA window shown above is from Rossellomorea vietnamensis and carries:
- a CDS encoding peptidyl-prolyl cis-trans isomerase; the encoded protein is MRIKRSVLMVIIGVLLVTNLITLVWNWSSGKVGTPEVVASVGGESVTREDWLYALEQQHGKEELRAMVNQKVIDHLAKKYDISVSNKEVEQEYYLIQSVYNAYDEENLEDEDTLKKQIKSELLLEELITKDVQVPEKEMKKFYAQNEEQYSIPKMYKLKQLKVADQTEADQVLKELDGGSNFEALAMERSTDEQSAHLGGDIGYVPIDGDILSPEAKSEVEPLSQGEWTSPIQQDSDYVIYYVDGILKERDFSFKEVKSQIRRQIALEQVETPLKPESFWDEVDVEWFYGKQE
- the pabB gene encoding aminodeoxychorismate synthase, component I; protein product: MQHLYFHKNHATKEHFFAAYEQLSEHQTHHILLESGRGGRYSVAGLQPDVVLQSIPEGLRIQDSTGVEVMHGDPLIQLEKWMTLHRTERREDLPDFQGGVIGFLSYDYARKIEKLPSLGRDDLEIPDLYFYYLKEWAVFDHQEDCLWTMMLSEQDPESAEAKLSQWTASWDNALSSMNETKKVPDDDMADIEVSMDEEEFSEAVKRIQAYISQGDVFQVNLSVRQSQQLRTEPYEVYKKLRELNPSPYMSYIHSPDFQIVSGSPELLVKKKGMEVSTRPIAGTRSRGKDAEEDERLALELIHNEKERAEHVMLVDLERNDLGKVCEYGTVEVNEFMVIEKYSHVMHIVSNVRGKLDETKTGADVIRSVFPGGTITGAPKVRTMEIIEELEPVRRGIYTGSIGWIGLNGDMELNIVIRTMFVKEGKGHIQAGAGVVIDSNPAYEYKESLKKAKALWVAKAMAEGENL
- the cysK gene encoding cysteine synthase A, with translation MVRVANSISELIGQTPVVKLNRLVDENSADVYLKLEYMNPGSSVKDRIALAMIEAGEAAGTIKPGDTIVEPTSGNTGIGLAMVAAAKGYRSLLVMPDTMSMERRNLLRAYGAELVLTPGSEGMNGAIRKAEELSKEKGFFMPQQFKNEANPKVHRETTGPEIVEQMGDQLDAFIAGIGTGGTITGVGEVLKKHYPSVELYAVEPSDSPVLSGGKPGPHKIQGIGAGFIPEILDTDVYDHVIQVDKDSAFEYARRAAKEEGILGGISSGAAIYAALEVAKKLGKGKKVLAIIPSNGERYLSTPLYQFDEE